The following coding sequences are from one Microbacterium sp. SORGH_AS_0969 window:
- a CDS encoding Asp23/Gls24 family envelope stress response protein, with the protein MATEAPTTPAAQNVPQAASRVNRPLNARGSETPTEGKTTIADGVVAKVAGIAAREVAGVYALGGGGARALGAIRDAINATDLTQGVKVEVGETQAAADITIVVEYGAPIQEVADQVRGRVAGAINRLVGLEVVEVNVDVNDVHIPGDDNNDDDSNEKRVQ; encoded by the coding sequence ATGGCTACCGAGGCCCCCACCACCCCCGCCGCGCAGAACGTCCCCCAGGCGGCGTCGCGCGTCAACCGCCCCCTCAACGCCCGCGGCTCGGAGACCCCCACCGAGGGCAAGACGACGATCGCCGACGGCGTCGTCGCCAAGGTCGCCGGCATCGCCGCGCGTGAGGTCGCCGGCGTGTACGCCCTGGGTGGCGGCGGAGCACGTGCCCTCGGCGCCATCCGCGACGCGATCAACGCCACCGACCTGACGCAGGGCGTCAAGGTCGAGGTCGGCGAGACGCAGGCCGCCGCCGACATCACGATCGTCGTCGAGTACGGCGCCCCGATCCAGGAGGTCGCCGACCAGGTCCGTGGTCGCGTGGCCGGCGCCATCAACCGTCTCGTCGGTCTCGAGGTCGTCGAGGTCAACGTCGACGTGAACGACGTCCACATCCCGGGCGACGACAACAACGACGACGACAGCAACGAAAAGCGCGTCCAGTGA
- a CDS encoding carbohydrate ABC transporter permease: MTLSTAPTTDDSKKPRRHKVKYNRREAIAGYLFISPWILGFLIFTAGAMIYSLVISFSSYNLATGAARPVGATNYAQLFEDPRVAVSLGNTLFYAVMAVPLEIAFALFLALLLSRVGRGAGIFRTLYYLPKMTPAVATAAVFFLLLNGNSGAINQALGAVGIQGPQWLVDPAWVKPSIVIMALWTVSGTMVIFLAAIKNVPVDLYEVAQIDGAGPIRRFFSITLPMISGAMFFNVIVLTIAAFQVFDQAYLLFWRDQSNASPEASLFYAIYLFQQAFRQFNFGFAAAMAWLLFVIILLITLVQVRLGNRFVYYEGDR; encoded by the coding sequence GTGACCCTCTCGACCGCCCCGACCACCGACGACTCGAAGAAGCCCCGCCGCCACAAGGTCAAGTACAACCGCCGCGAAGCGATCGCGGGGTACCTCTTCATCTCGCCGTGGATCCTCGGGTTCCTGATCTTCACGGCCGGGGCGATGATCTACAGCCTCGTCATCTCGTTCTCGAGCTACAACCTCGCCACCGGCGCCGCCCGACCGGTCGGGGCGACCAACTACGCGCAGTTGTTCGAGGACCCGCGGGTCGCCGTCTCCCTCGGCAACACGCTCTTCTATGCCGTCATGGCCGTCCCGCTCGAGATCGCCTTCGCGCTGTTCCTCGCTCTGCTGCTGAGCCGAGTCGGGCGGGGCGCCGGGATCTTCCGCACGCTCTACTACCTGCCCAAGATGACTCCGGCCGTGGCCACCGCCGCGGTGTTCTTCCTCCTCCTCAACGGCAACTCCGGTGCGATCAACCAGGCGCTCGGGGCCGTCGGCATCCAGGGTCCGCAGTGGCTGGTCGACCCGGCGTGGGTGAAGCCGAGCATCGTGATCATGGCGCTCTGGACGGTCAGCGGCACGATGGTGATCTTCCTCGCGGCGATCAAGAACGTGCCCGTCGATCTGTACGAGGTCGCGCAGATCGACGGCGCGGGTCCCATCCGCCGATTCTTCTCGATCACGCTGCCGATGATCTCCGGGGCGATGTTCTTCAACGTCATCGTGCTGACGATCGCGGCGTTCCAGGTGTTCGACCAGGCCTACCTGCTGTTCTGGCGCGACCAGAGCAACGCCTCCCCCGAGGCATCCCTCTTCTACGCGATCTACCTCTTCCAGCAGGCGTTCCGGCAATTCAACTTCGGCTTCGCGGCGGCGATGGCGTGGCTGCTGTTCGTCATCATCCTGCTGATCACGCTCGTGCAGGTGCGGCTCGGCAACCGGTTCGTCTACTACGAGGGGGACCGCTGA
- a CDS encoding GNAT family N-acetyltransferase, producing the protein MIEFREARPADIDAMVEVQNAIHRAGLRPSPVDAALVEERYFDAEHTISCTVADRDGVVVGFQSLKRAWPGNPYGVETGWGIIGTHIHPEVGRSGIGRSLFARSLAAAEAAGLRHIDATIRADNAPGLAYYTAMGFAPYRDGDGAIPHRFDL; encoded by the coding sequence ATGATCGAGTTTCGCGAAGCGCGACCCGCCGACATCGACGCGATGGTCGAGGTGCAGAATGCGATCCATCGCGCGGGCCTCCGGCCGTCGCCGGTCGACGCCGCCCTCGTCGAGGAGCGCTACTTCGACGCCGAGCACACGATCTCGTGCACCGTCGCCGACCGCGACGGCGTCGTGGTGGGCTTTCAATCGCTCAAGCGGGCGTGGCCGGGCAACCCCTACGGGGTCGAGACGGGCTGGGGCATCATCGGAACGCACATCCATCCCGAGGTCGGCCGCAGCGGCATCGGACGCAGCCTGTTCGCGCGATCGCTGGCCGCCGCCGAAGCCGCGGGCTTGCGCCACATCGATGCCACGATCCGGGCTGACAATGCTCCCGGGCTCGCCTACTACACGGCGATGGGGTTCGCGCCCTATCGCGACGGCGACGGCGCGATCCCGCATCGCTTCGACCTCTGA
- a CDS encoding DUF2273 domain-containing protein, translating to MSPTTKGALVGLVLALSALIFGFWGFILVALFMAIGIVVARITAGEIDFGNIVNAFKGRSTS from the coding sequence GTGAGCCCCACCACGAAGGGCGCGCTCGTCGGGCTCGTCCTCGCTCTCAGCGCCCTGATCTTCGGCTTCTGGGGATTCATCCTCGTCGCCCTGTTCATGGCCATCGGAATCGTCGTCGCGCGCATCACCGCCGGCGAGATCGATTTCGGCAACATCGTCAACGCCTTCAAGGGTCGGAGCACATCGTGA
- a CDS encoding carbohydrate ABC transporter permease, which translates to MATTLETPGVAQARPELVVPPRRRWRRALSQPKTLGGRVVLAAVLVLFALLFLYPFAWLLAASLKPRGEVFDNALIPKTFLPGNYAEVWNQLPLLNWMFNSVAIALLAATTVAIMSSIVAFGFAYFRFPGRGFLFGLVLATMMLPGAVTMIPIYLIWKETGLLGTWVPLWGMNLFGSAFYIFLQRQFFLGVPRELFEAARLDGCSAWGLFWRIAMPLSIPSFVIVFLFEFQASWNNLQAALIYLNAGSVEDFTAPLGIAYAMTKYSPSAGGQGDYQYVMVASLLVTLPMLILFAFGQRYFIEGVATQGRKG; encoded by the coding sequence ATGGCCACCACCCTGGAGACCCCCGGCGTCGCACAGGCGCGCCCCGAACTCGTCGTCCCTCCGCGCAGGCGCTGGCGCCGCGCGCTCAGCCAACCGAAGACCCTTGGCGGCCGGGTGGTCCTCGCGGCGGTGCTGGTGCTGTTCGCGCTGCTGTTCCTCTACCCCTTCGCGTGGCTGCTCGCGGCCAGCCTCAAGCCGCGCGGGGAGGTGTTCGACAACGCCCTCATCCCGAAGACTTTCCTGCCGGGCAATTACGCCGAGGTCTGGAACCAGCTGCCGCTGCTCAACTGGATGTTCAACAGCGTCGCGATCGCGCTCCTCGCCGCGACCACTGTCGCGATCATGAGCTCGATCGTCGCCTTCGGGTTCGCGTACTTCCGCTTCCCCGGCCGCGGGTTCCTGTTCGGCCTCGTGCTCGCGACGATGATGCTGCCGGGCGCGGTCACGATGATCCCGATCTACCTCATCTGGAAAGAGACCGGACTGCTCGGCACGTGGGTACCGCTGTGGGGCATGAACCTGTTCGGCAGCGCCTTCTACATCTTCCTGCAGCGGCAATTCTTCCTCGGCGTTCCCCGCGAGCTGTTCGAGGCCGCGCGCCTCGACGGCTGCAGTGCCTGGGGACTGTTCTGGCGGATCGCGATGCCCCTGTCGATCCCCTCGTTCGTGATCGTGTTCCTCTTCGAGTTCCAGGCCAGCTGGAACAACCTGCAGGCGGCACTCATCTACCTCAACGCCGGCAGCGTCGAGGACTTCACCGCCCCGCTCGGCATCGCCTACGCGATGACGAAGTACAGCCCGAGCGCCGGCGGTCAGGGCGACTACCAGTACGTGATGGTCGCCTCGCTCCTCGTGACCCTCCCGATGCTCATCCTCTTCGCCTTCGGCCAGCGGTACTTCATCGAGGGCGTCGCCACCCAGGGCCGCAAAGGCTGA
- a CDS encoding Asp23/Gls24 family envelope stress response protein, which translates to MTTIDTPTLDAAAERAATAAATVDGVHALGSLLGRASDAVRERVGLASTVPGVKIDTDRADSVTATISLVVDYPHKLREVSGAVRSAVRTALEPLGRGRVDVDVIVTGVFGPFDRDVVAEAEEKADAVAARARETAATVRERTDAAVTRVSEVVDDARARASAATDSAVAASKDIAASAAETVDAAVAKTKDVAAGAAAAVNETVKAARERVAVDDARAEGVELDHAVVDARATASSTASAESANAPAADRADVSDVVAEALEDAAIDIAIAADEVRGDDKTSATDEVQSLVEDEKPRP; encoded by the coding sequence ATGACCACCATCGACACCCCCACCCTCGACGCGGCGGCCGAACGCGCGGCCACCGCCGCCGCGACGGTCGACGGCGTGCACGCCCTCGGCAGCCTGCTCGGACGGGCCTCGGATGCCGTGCGTGAACGCGTCGGCCTCGCGAGCACGGTTCCCGGAGTCAAGATCGACACCGACCGCGCTGACTCGGTCACGGCGACCATCTCGCTCGTCGTGGACTACCCCCACAAGCTGCGCGAGGTCTCGGGCGCGGTGCGCTCGGCCGTGCGGACGGCTCTCGAGCCGCTCGGGCGGGGTCGGGTCGACGTCGATGTCATCGTGACCGGTGTCTTCGGCCCGTTCGACCGTGACGTCGTCGCCGAGGCGGAGGAGAAGGCGGATGCCGTCGCCGCCCGCGCGCGGGAGACGGCCGCCACCGTGCGGGAGCGGACGGATGCCGCCGTGACCCGGGTCTCCGAGGTGGTCGACGACGCGAGAGCCCGCGCCTCGGCGGCGACCGACAGCGCGGTGGCCGCGTCGAAGGACATCGCTGCCAGCGCCGCCGAGACCGTCGACGCCGCGGTGGCCAAGACCAAGGACGTCGCGGCCGGTGCCGCTGCCGCCGTGAACGAGACGGTGAAGGCCGCCCGGGAGCGGGTGGCGGTGGACGACGCGCGGGCAGAGGGTGTCGAGCTCGATCACGCCGTCGTGGACGCCCGCGCAACCGCTTCGTCCACCGCCTCTGCCGAGTCCGCGAACGCGCCCGCCGCCGACCGCGCCGACGTGAGCGACGTCGTCGCTGAGGCCCTGGAAGACGCCGCGATCGACATCGCGATCGCCGCCGACGAGGTTCGGGGCGACGACAAGACGTCAGCGACGGACGAGGTCCAGTCGCTCGTGGAGGACGAGAAGCCGCGACCCTGA
- the glp gene encoding gephyrin-like molybdotransferase Glp, which yields MIDVTEHLAAILSAVRPLEPEPRGVAEARGRVLRHPVLAEVDVPGFDSSAMDGFAVREITGPATLRVIADLPAGTQDDPRMDAGEAARIMTGAPVPTDATAVVPFEDTERGLAGGLGDVTVLAAPRGPGAHIRRRGSDVREGDLVVAEGVRLTAARLGAIAAAGVGTVSVSRAPRVAVVSTGSELRPAGEPLRRGQIPESNSVLLAGLAEEAGAEIVLRTSVGDEGDGPREAIAAAEAAGAEVVVFSGGVSAGAYEVVKNTLGDLMRFDRVRMQPGKPQGFGSTPSGTLLFGLPGNPVSAAVSFELFVRPALRALEGDADLGRETLCVALAADRRARPERVQYVPVRLDRSDPARWTALPTAHGTRGLGEAEGLAIIPPSDRDLVAGDLVTVTRW from the coding sequence GTGATCGACGTCACCGAACACCTCGCGGCGATCCTCTCGGCCGTGCGACCCCTCGAGCCCGAGCCGCGTGGTGTGGCGGAGGCGCGCGGCCGGGTGCTGCGGCATCCTGTTCTCGCCGAGGTCGACGTCCCCGGATTCGACAGCTCCGCGATGGACGGCTTCGCGGTGCGCGAGATCACCGGCCCGGCCACGCTGCGGGTGATCGCCGACCTCCCCGCGGGCACGCAGGACGATCCGAGGATGGATGCCGGCGAAGCCGCGCGCATCATGACGGGCGCGCCCGTGCCGACCGACGCCACCGCGGTCGTCCCGTTCGAAGACACCGAACGCGGGCTCGCCGGTGGACTCGGGGACGTCACGGTCCTCGCCGCTCCGCGCGGCCCCGGAGCGCATATTCGCCGCCGCGGCTCGGATGTCCGAGAGGGCGACCTCGTCGTCGCGGAGGGCGTGCGACTGACCGCCGCTCGGCTCGGTGCGATCGCCGCAGCGGGTGTCGGGACGGTCTCGGTGTCGCGCGCGCCGCGCGTGGCCGTGGTCTCGACCGGCTCCGAGCTGCGGCCGGCCGGTGAACCGCTGCGCCGCGGGCAGATCCCCGAGTCGAACAGCGTGCTCCTCGCCGGTCTCGCGGAAGAGGCCGGGGCCGAGATCGTGCTGCGCACGAGTGTCGGCGACGAGGGCGACGGGCCGCGCGAGGCCATCGCCGCCGCCGAAGCTGCGGGCGCCGAGGTCGTCGTCTTCTCCGGCGGGGTCAGCGCGGGCGCCTACGAGGTCGTGAAGAACACGCTCGGCGATCTGATGCGCTTCGACCGCGTGCGGATGCAGCCGGGGAAACCGCAGGGCTTCGGGAGCACGCCCTCGGGCACCCTGTTGTTCGGTCTGCCCGGGAACCCCGTGAGCGCCGCGGTGTCGTTCGAGCTGTTCGTGCGACCGGCGCTGCGCGCCCTCGAGGGTGATGCCGACCTCGGCCGCGAGACGCTGTGCGTCGCGCTCGCCGCGGATCGTCGCGCCCGACCGGAGCGCGTTCAGTACGTGCCGGTGCGCCTCGACCGCTCCGACCCCGCCCGGTGGACGGCTCTGCCGACGGCGCACGGAACCCGCGGCCTCGGCGAGGCCGAGGGCCTTGCGATCATCCCGCCGAGCGACCGCGACCTCGTGGCCGGCGACCTCGTGACGGTGACCCGGTGGTGA
- a CDS encoding DUF6286 domain-containing protein has protein sequence MTDTVLRTVVRRETHSPRTVAMLVVVVLALLALAYAAVEIVLALLGQPPLLVSPGAALNAVVAAPTALLPVAFIVGGIVLALVGLIVLVLALKPGRLSRHEMAWGERAVVVDNGVVASALAQHLSNESGIARDDIVVGVAHRTVDVTVRPPVGIPVDEAQMRRIVEDEIATYKLSPAVRTHVRVQRPDTKES, from the coding sequence ATGACCGATACCGTGCTCCGCACCGTCGTGCGTCGCGAGACGCACTCCCCGCGCACCGTGGCGATGCTCGTCGTGGTCGTCCTCGCGCTGCTCGCGCTGGCGTACGCCGCGGTCGAGATCGTCCTCGCCCTCCTCGGGCAGCCGCCGCTGCTCGTCAGTCCCGGCGCCGCTCTGAACGCGGTCGTCGCGGCACCGACCGCCCTCCTGCCGGTCGCCTTCATCGTCGGCGGCATCGTGCTCGCCCTCGTCGGGCTCATCGTGCTCGTGCTCGCCCTCAAGCCCGGACGCCTGTCGCGTCACGAGATGGCATGGGGAGAGCGGGCCGTCGTCGTCGACAACGGCGTCGTGGCCTCCGCTCTCGCGCAGCACCTCAGCAACGAATCCGGTATCGCTCGTGACGACATCGTCGTGGGTGTCGCCCATCGCACCGTCGACGTCACCGTGCGCCCGCCCGTCGGCATCCCTGTCGATGAGGCGCAGATGCGCCGGATCGTCGAAGACGAGATCGCGACCTACAAGCTTTCGCCCGCCGTGCGCACCCACGTGCGCGTGCAGCGCCCCGACACCAAGGAGTCCTGA
- a CDS encoding DUF1990 family protein, with protein MDDLTYAEVGATAGEMPPGYHHVRARRVIGRGPEVLARAADALLAGEAQRRAGARVEMPHTPLREGDRVTMRLGLGILSFRIPCLIVWAERTETLAGFAYGTLPGHPERGEERFALTLLPSGDVAFEIAAFSKPGRWFTRVAAPLGRAVQAWMTRRYLRALDER; from the coding sequence ATGGACGACCTGACCTATGCCGAGGTCGGCGCGACCGCCGGAGAGATGCCGCCCGGATACCACCACGTCCGCGCCCGCCGCGTCATCGGTCGCGGCCCCGAGGTGTTGGCTCGAGCCGCCGACGCCCTTCTCGCGGGTGAGGCGCAGCGCCGGGCCGGGGCGCGGGTCGAGATGCCGCACACGCCGCTGCGCGAGGGCGACCGTGTGACGATGCGCCTGGGGCTCGGCATCCTGAGCTTTCGGATCCCGTGCCTCATCGTGTGGGCCGAGCGCACCGAGACGCTTGCGGGCTTCGCGTACGGCACGCTGCCCGGGCACCCCGAACGCGGCGAGGAACGCTTCGCGCTCACGCTGCTGCCCTCGGGCGACGTGGCGTTCGAGATTGCCGCGTTCTCGAAGCCGGGTCGCTGGTTCACCCGGGTCGCCGCTCCGCTCGGTCGCGCCGTGCAGGCCTGGATGACACGGCGGTACCTTCGCGCGCTCGACGAGCGCTGA
- a CDS encoding ABC transporter substrate-binding protein, whose translation MRKRSLAGVAAFAASALLLASCSTTVNDPPADVDFSSTPSGTLAAWGFENADDVGQSRLDYAAEKLGDVEVTLDATAFDAQKFTTRIAGGNVPDVVQMDRRYVTTYAAQGLLMPLDACFEAKGVVPTDRWYQNVVDDVTYQDAVYAVSQFYQPPAILLNMNVLNEAGVTPEEFDTSNMDGLLAAVEKMYQGSGNTPTRLGFDPVATGQGGLWVLGMGGQLTDAEGKPTLDDPANAAGIDALKRITDAQGGYAAVKSFTDAFDTFGDANQFVTNKVGAQVANQWYPNVLSAYRDQISLQAVPFRDADGQPFSVASGTAFVIPAGAKNPAAACQWMTDLTSTDAWMAAGAARAETIESKGGLNTGLFTGSPGADEMIRSQYVTPTGDAGFDEVISTYYDVVASGRSFGSSPAGQDIQNELNNAITAALLGDKTTEQALADAQQAAQRAYDNATAG comes from the coding sequence ATGCGAAAGCGTTCCCTCGCCGGTGTCGCCGCGTTCGCGGCATCCGCTCTTCTGCTCGCCTCGTGCAGCACCACGGTCAACGACCCGCCGGCCGATGTCGACTTCTCCTCCACACCGTCAGGCACCCTCGCCGCGTGGGGCTTCGAGAATGCCGACGACGTCGGTCAGTCGCGTCTCGATTACGCGGCCGAGAAGCTCGGTGATGTCGAGGTGACCCTGGATGCCACGGCCTTCGACGCCCAGAAGTTCACGACGCGCATCGCCGGCGGCAACGTCCCCGACGTCGTACAGATGGACCGCCGGTACGTCACGACGTATGCCGCTCAAGGACTCCTCATGCCGCTCGACGCATGCTTCGAGGCGAAGGGCGTCGTCCCCACCGACCGCTGGTACCAGAACGTGGTCGACGACGTCACGTATCAGGATGCCGTCTACGCGGTGTCGCAGTTCTACCAGCCGCCCGCGATCCTGCTGAACATGAACGTGCTGAACGAAGCGGGCGTGACGCCCGAGGAGTTCGACACCTCGAACATGGACGGCCTGCTCGCCGCCGTCGAGAAGATGTACCAGGGCTCGGGGAACACACCGACACGACTCGGCTTCGACCCGGTCGCGACCGGCCAGGGCGGCCTCTGGGTGCTGGGCATGGGCGGACAGCTCACGGATGCCGAGGGCAAGCCGACGCTGGACGATCCGGCGAACGCGGCCGGCATCGACGCCCTCAAGCGCATCACCGACGCTCAGGGCGGCTACGCCGCGGTGAAGAGCTTCACCGACGCGTTCGACACCTTCGGCGACGCGAACCAGTTCGTGACGAACAAGGTCGGCGCGCAGGTCGCGAACCAGTGGTATCCGAACGTCCTCAGCGCCTACCGCGACCAGATCTCGTTGCAGGCCGTTCCGTTCCGGGATGCCGACGGCCAACCGTTCTCGGTCGCGTCCGGCACCGCGTTCGTCATTCCCGCCGGGGCGAAGAACCCCGCCGCTGCCTGCCAGTGGATGACCGACCTCACCTCGACCGACGCCTGGATGGCGGCCGGGGCGGCCCGCGCGGAGACCATCGAAAGCAAGGGCGGACTCAACACGGGCCTGTTCACCGGCTCCCCCGGGGCCGACGAGATGATCCGCTCGCAGTACGTCACGCCGACCGGCGATGCCGGCTTCGACGAGGTCATCTCGACGTACTACGACGTGGTCGCCTCTGGCCGCTCGTTCGGATCCTCGCCCGCCGGGCAGGACATCCAGAACGAGCTGAACAACGCGATCACCGCCGCACTGCTGGGCGACAAGACGACCGAGCAGGCCCTGGCCGACGCGCAGCAGGCCGCGCAGCGCGCGTACGACAACGCGACGGCGGGCTGA
- the fdhD gene encoding formate dehydrogenase accessory sulfurtransferase FdhD, translated as MGRLTASRRVTRITLDGVNRQRPDAIAVEEPLEIRVAGSPLAVTMRTPGHDIELAAGFLVSEGVISRGDQFARAIHCGGPGTGGADGNTYNVLDLTLAPGVALPSPDIARSFYTTSSCGVCGTASIEAVEKVSTYDVSTDEVRVEARDVAAFPDRLRAGQKVFDKTGGLHGAALFDIETGEMLVVREDVGRHNAVDKVVGWALLNDRLPLRGTVLQVSGRVSFELVQKAVMAGIPMLSAVSAPSSLAIELAERAGLTLAAFVRGGSMNLYSRADRIAVPSTDAPTTPSAAEPSSVR; from the coding sequence GTGGGTCGCCTGACCGCCTCGCGTCGCGTGACGCGCATCACCCTCGACGGGGTGAATCGACAGAGACCGGATGCCATCGCCGTCGAGGAACCACTCGAGATCCGCGTCGCGGGCTCACCGCTCGCCGTGACCATGCGCACCCCCGGACACGACATCGAACTGGCGGCCGGCTTCCTGGTGTCGGAGGGGGTGATCAGCCGCGGCGACCAGTTCGCCCGCGCGATCCACTGCGGCGGACCCGGCACGGGCGGCGCGGACGGCAACACCTACAACGTGCTCGACCTCACCCTCGCCCCCGGGGTCGCGCTCCCCTCGCCCGATATCGCCCGCTCGTTCTATACGACGAGCTCGTGCGGTGTGTGCGGAACGGCGTCGATCGAGGCGGTGGAGAAGGTGTCGACGTACGACGTCTCGACCGACGAGGTGCGCGTGGAGGCACGGGATGTCGCGGCCTTCCCCGACCGCCTCCGCGCGGGGCAGAAGGTGTTCGACAAGACCGGCGGGCTGCACGGCGCTGCTCTTTTCGACATCGAGACGGGCGAGATGCTCGTCGTCCGCGAAGACGTCGGTCGGCACAACGCGGTCGACAAGGTCGTCGGGTGGGCGCTGCTCAACGACCGACTCCCCCTGCGGGGCACCGTGCTGCAGGTGTCGGGGCGCGTGAGCTTCGAGCTCGTACAGAAGGCCGTGATGGCCGGCATCCCGATGCTGTCGGCGGTGTCGGCGCCGTCGTCGCTCGCGATCGAGCTGGCCGAGCGCGCGGGGCTCACCCTCGCCGCCTTCGTGCGCGGGGGCAGCATGAACCTGTACTCCCGCGCCGACCGGATCGCGGTTCCCTCCACCGACGCGCCCACAACCCCCTCTGCCGCAGAGCCGTCGAGCGTACGCTGA